From Bacillus basilensis, a single genomic window includes:
- a CDS encoding DUF3935 domain-containing protein produces MTRLKQVFGIIISFFVFWFSMLGVQMFAEFLDIESLKFVAGKTEAARAFYSPYPFLIVFLITLLALYFLVIKLGKPKKEKVPTLEEKKEELQ; encoded by the coding sequence ATGACGAGATTGAAGCAAGTTTTTGGTATTATTATTAGTTTCTTTGTCTTTTGGTTTAGTATGCTCGGTGTACAAATGTTTGCTGAGTTTTTAGATATTGAGTCATTGAAGTTTGTGGCGGGAAAAACGGAGGCAGCGCGTGCTTTTTATTCTCCATACCCGTTTTTAATTGTTTTTCTGATTACATTGCTTGCCCTATATTTCTTAGTTATTAAGCTTGGGAAACCGAAAAAAGAGAAAGTGCCTACTTTAGAAGAGAAGAAGGAAGAATTACAATGA
- the spoIIR gene encoding stage II sporulation protein R: protein MKKQVIAYLLLLLIGAQLLVQFGYMKADAKGPSVIPKEAVRLRILANSDSDKDQALKRKVRDEVKTQIDGWVADLTSFEEARKVIQSHIPEIEKTVANTLKKEGSKDSFQVKFSKNVKFPTKVYGNFIYPAGEYEAVLITIGEGEGANWWCVLFPPMCFLDFSSGTAVRKEEHVVKAESSEEEQVKQIDEEVVDTEEKKEDEVKEKKVVKQEVAKKVTASEKKVVKNETKVEEQSVSKEETKTVEKVEKPVEQKQEKQNKYVKVEEEEEKPEVKLFIVEAFTSLFSK from the coding sequence ATGAAAAAACAAGTTATTGCTTATCTTCTTCTATTATTAATTGGTGCACAGTTGCTTGTGCAGTTTGGATATATGAAAGCTGATGCGAAAGGGCCTTCAGTTATTCCGAAAGAGGCCGTTCGATTACGAATTTTAGCAAATAGTGATTCAGATAAAGATCAGGCGTTAAAGCGCAAAGTGCGTGATGAAGTAAAAACGCAAATTGATGGTTGGGTAGCGGATTTAACTTCATTTGAAGAGGCGCGTAAAGTCATTCAAAGTCATATTCCAGAAATCGAAAAAACAGTGGCCAATACGTTGAAAAAAGAAGGAAGTAAAGATTCATTTCAAGTGAAATTCAGTAAGAATGTAAAGTTTCCTACAAAGGTATATGGGAATTTTATTTATCCAGCAGGGGAATATGAGGCGGTATTGATTACAATTGGAGAAGGTGAAGGGGCAAACTGGTGGTGTGTATTGTTTCCACCGATGTGTTTCCTAGATTTTTCAAGTGGTACAGCTGTAAGGAAAGAAGAACATGTTGTCAAGGCTGAATCTTCTGAAGAGGAGCAGGTAAAACAAATAGATGAGGAAGTAGTAGATACAGAAGAGAAAAAAGAGGATGAGGTGAAAGAAAAGAAAGTTGTAAAGCAGGAAGTTGCAAAAAAAGTAACAGCTTCTGAAAAGAAAGTAGTAAAAAATGAAACGAAAGTAGAAGAACAATCTGTAAGTAAAGAGGAAACAAAAACTGTGGAAAAAGTGGAGAAACCTGTGGAACAAAAACAAGAAAAGCAAAATAAGTATGTAAAAGTAGAGGAGGAAGAAGAAAAGCCGGAAGTTAAGTTGTTTATTGTAGAGGCTTTTACATCTTTATTCTCTAAATAG
- a CDS encoding DoxX family protein, whose product MMDFGLLIIRLIIGITFMGHGAQKLFGWFGGYGLKGTGGWMESIGLRPGVFMAFMAGATELLGGFLFASGIFTAIGSLFIVGTMLMAIFTVHGKNGYWVTQNGYEYNLMLIAVAIGVALIGPGAYVLL is encoded by the coding sequence ATGATGGATTTCGGTCTTCTTATTATTCGTCTTATTATAGGTATTACATTCATGGGTCATGGTGCTCAAAAATTATTTGGTTGGTTCGGCGGTTACGGTTTAAAAGGAACAGGCGGCTGGATGGAATCAATCGGTTTACGCCCTGGTGTATTCATGGCATTTATGGCTGGCGCAACTGAATTATTAGGTGGTTTCTTATTCGCATCAGGTATTTTCACTGCAATTGGTTCATTATTTATCGTTGGAACAATGTTAATGGCAATCTTCACTGTTCACGGAAAAAATGGTTACTGGGTAACCCAAAACGGATATGAATACAACTTAATGTTAATCGCCGTTGCTATCGGGGTAGCTTTAATCGGACCTGGTGCATACGTTTTATTATAA
- a CDS encoding PTS glucose transporter subunit IIA: MFKKLFGLGSKTNEETIVAPLTGAVKNIEEVPDPVFAGRMMGDGVAIDPTEGVVVSPVDGEIVQLFHTKHAIGIKAKNGTEILIHVGLETVKMEGEGFEAHVSEGQAVKAGDKLISFDLELIREKAKSTITPIVITNTDAADSIKTTVGVTATKGSTEVMKVTMK, encoded by the coding sequence ATGTTTAAAAAATTATTCGGTCTTGGTTCAAAAACAAATGAAGAAACAATCGTAGCTCCATTAACTGGAGCAGTGAAAAATATTGAAGAAGTACCAGATCCAGTATTCGCAGGTCGTATGATGGGTGACGGTGTTGCAATCGATCCTACTGAAGGTGTAGTTGTATCTCCAGTTGATGGTGAAATCGTACAATTATTCCACACAAAACATGCTATCGGAATTAAAGCGAAAAACGGTACAGAAATTTTAATCCACGTTGGATTAGAAACTGTAAAAATGGAAGGCGAAGGTTTCGAAGCTCACGTTTCTGAAGGCCAAGCTGTAAAAGCTGGAGATAAATTAATCTCATTCGACTTAGAATTAATTCGTGAAAAAGCGAAAAGTACAATTACTCCAATCGTTATTACAAACACAGATGCAGCTGATTCTATTAAGACAACTGTAGGCGTAACAGCTACAAAAGGTTCAACAGAAGTAATGAAAGTTACAATGAAATAA
- a CDS encoding manganese efflux pump MntP family protein: protein MTFEQLIPLIIMAFALGMDAFSVSLGMGMMTLKVRQILYIGMTIGIFHIIMPFIGMVLGRFLSEKYGDIAHFAGAILLIGLGFYIVYSSILENEETRTAPIGISLFVFAFGVSIDSFSVGLSLGIYGAQTIITILLFGFVSMLLAWIGLFIGRHAKDMLGTYGEIVGGIILVGFGLYLLFPI from the coding sequence ATGACGTTTGAACAGCTAATACCTTTAATAATTATGGCATTCGCCTTAGGAATGGATGCATTCTCGGTGAGTCTTGGTATGGGAATGATGACCTTAAAGGTAAGACAAATCCTGTATATCGGTATGACGATAGGGATATTTCATATTATCATGCCATTTATAGGGATGGTATTAGGTCGTTTTTTATCAGAGAAGTATGGAGACATTGCACATTTTGCAGGTGCTATTTTATTAATTGGACTAGGATTTTATATTGTATATTCCTCTATATTGGAGAATGAAGAGACTAGAACGGCCCCTATTGGAATTAGCTTATTCGTATTTGCATTTGGCGTTAGTATAGATAGTTTTTCAGTAGGGCTTAGTCTTGGTATCTACGGAGCACAGACAATTATTACGATATTACTTTTTGGATTTGTTAGTATGTTATTAGCGTGGATTGGTTTATTCATTGGTAGGCATGCGAAAGATATGCTCGGTACATACGGTGAGATAGTAGGTGGTATCATTCTGGTTGGATTTGGATTATATCTCCTTTTTCCTATATAA
- a CDS encoding L-threonylcarbamoyladenylate synthase translates to MHTNMWVVDNVVERKKYYPQLQEAAKLLRENEAIAFPTETVYGLGANAMNDEAIAKIFEAKGRPSDNPLIVHIGTKSQLDGIVTEIPPVAEKLMEHFWPGPLTIILPRKEGISEKVTAGLNTVGVRMPDHPVALALIEEANVPVAAPSANRSGRPSPTLASHVYEDLNEKIAGIVDGGATGVGVESTVIDCTSAIPTILRPGGITKEQLEAVIGTVSLDPALKDEKEKPKSPGMKYTHYAPKAPLSIVEGSREFIQHLVDEKKEEGFKVGVLTTEEYQHIYSADVVLSCGVRSDLASVATKLYDVLRTFDASDVDVIFSESFPDEGIGNAIMNRLTKAAGHQIITES, encoded by the coding sequence ATGCATACAAATATGTGGGTTGTGGATAATGTTGTGGAAAGAAAAAAATATTATCCACAATTACAAGAAGCAGCAAAATTATTAAGGGAAAATGAAGCGATTGCCTTCCCTACAGAAACGGTATATGGACTAGGTGCGAACGCAATGAATGATGAAGCAATCGCGAAAATTTTTGAAGCGAAAGGAAGACCGAGTGATAATCCACTTATTGTCCACATCGGTACAAAATCGCAATTAGATGGAATTGTGACGGAAATTCCGCCAGTTGCAGAGAAGTTAATGGAACATTTTTGGCCAGGACCGTTAACAATTATTTTACCTAGAAAAGAAGGGATTTCAGAGAAGGTGACGGCAGGACTTAATACGGTTGGAGTAAGAATGCCTGATCATCCAGTAGCGCTTGCTCTTATTGAAGAGGCCAATGTACCTGTTGCGGCACCAAGTGCGAATCGCTCTGGGCGTCCAAGTCCGACGCTAGCGTCTCACGTATATGAAGATTTAAATGAAAAAATCGCAGGTATTGTAGATGGTGGTGCAACAGGAGTTGGCGTCGAATCGACTGTAATTGATTGTACTAGCGCTATTCCGACGATACTACGCCCAGGTGGAATTACGAAAGAACAATTGGAAGCGGTGATCGGTACGGTTTCTTTAGATCCGGCTTTAAAGGACGAGAAAGAAAAACCGAAATCACCCGGAATGAAATATACACATTATGCACCGAAAGCGCCACTTAGTATTGTTGAAGGGTCACGTGAGTTTATTCAGCACCTTGTGGATGAGAAGAAGGAAGAAGGATTCAAGGTGGGCGTATTAACGACAGAAGAGTATCAGCATATATATAGCGCGGATGTTGTATTATCTTGTGGTGTTCGAAGCGATTTAGCTAGCGTTGCGACTAAATTATATGATGTACTTAGAACGTTTGATGCAAGTGATGTGGATGTTATTTTTAGTGAATCATTCCCGGATGAAGGAATAGGAAATGCGATTATGAATCGCTTAACAAAAGCGGCAGGACATCAGATTATTACTGAATCATAA
- a CDS encoding flavin reductase family protein produces the protein MLSINPNEQSEKENYKLLTGSIIPRPVAFVTSVTKDGVLNGAPYSYFNIVAANPPLISVSVQRKAGERKDTSRNAIEKGEFVVHISDESYVAAINETAANLPPNESEIELAKLTPIESDVISVPGVKEANIRMECVLERAIPLGGTEDSPACDLLIGRVVRFHVAEHLYENGRIHAEGLKPVSRLAGHNYAKLGEQFELVRPV, from the coding sequence ATGTTATCCATTAATCCAAATGAACAATCGGAAAAAGAGAATTACAAATTATTAACGGGAAGTATCATTCCACGCCCTGTCGCATTCGTTACTTCTGTAACAAAAGACGGCGTATTAAACGGAGCACCATATAGTTATTTCAATATTGTCGCTGCTAATCCACCACTTATCTCAGTTTCTGTACAACGAAAAGCTGGAGAAAGAAAGGATACTTCCCGAAACGCAATTGAAAAAGGGGAATTTGTCGTACATATCTCTGATGAATCATATGTAGCGGCAATTAACGAAACAGCAGCTAATCTCCCGCCAAATGAAAGTGAAATTGAACTAGCAAAACTAACACCAATTGAAAGTGATGTCATCTCCGTTCCAGGTGTAAAAGAAGCAAATATTCGAATGGAATGCGTACTAGAACGCGCAATTCCTCTTGGCGGAACAGAAGACTCACCGGCTTGCGATCTATTAATCGGACGCGTCGTTCGTTTCCACGTCGCAGAACACCTATACGAAAATGGACGCATTCATGCAGAAGGACTAAAACCAGTAAGCCGCCTAGCAGGACACAACTACGCAAAACTAGGCGAACAATTTGAATTGGTGAGGCCAGTTTAA